A stretch of the Cucurbita pepo subsp. pepo cultivar mu-cu-16 chromosome LG16, ASM280686v2, whole genome shotgun sequence genome encodes the following:
- the LOC111776729 gene encoding STS14 protein-like, whose translation MAINQTILPLLALLLFQLLVHHQISAAAAAPTAASEYLEAHNRARAEVGVDPLRWSEKLANLTDRLVRFQRNQKGCAFADLSGSKYGGNQMWASGQTLTPQAAVEEWVKEKAFYNHTSNTCVGEHHCGVYTQVVWRKSAEVGCAQATCRKEGINLTICFYNPPGNVVGESPY comes from the coding sequence ATGGCGATTAATCAAACGATTCTTCCGCTTCTAGCCTTGCTACTATTCCAATTACTCGTACACCACCAGATTTCAGCAGCCGCGGCGGCACCGACGGCGGCGAGTGAGTACTTGGAAGCCCACAACCGCGCAAGAGCAGAGGTGGGGGTGGATCCACTGCGGTGGAGCGAAAAACTAGCCAATCTCACAGATCGGCTGGTCCGATTCCAACGCAACCAAAAGGGGTGCGCGTTCGCGGATCTGAGCGGCAGCAAATACGGCGGAAACCAGATGTGGGCAAGTGGACAGACTCTGACGCCGCAGGCGGCGGTGGAGGAGTGGGTTAAAGAGAAGGCGTTTTACAATCACACGAGCAACACTTGCGTGGGAGAGCACCACTGTGGGGTTTACACTCAGGTGGTGTGGCGGAAGTCGGCGGAGGTTGGTTGCGCTCAGGCGACTTGCCGGAAGGAAGGGATTAATTTGACCATATGTTTCTATAACCCCCCCGGGAACGTCGTCGGTGAAAGTCCGTACTAG